A region from the Maledivibacter sp. genome encodes:
- a CDS encoding ABC transporter permease, whose product MFSIIKLRFLRLRDDYLPILLLTAMALGLTAIFGASDVDSYKPRVLVINEDQGKYSQLFIDELKTNSTFQYEMSDYNTAIKLVDEGEALTAFILNSDFSKNIDMGNAPGIEILKIKEDRYIFTLENIMSNISNKMITNIKISEVTANYISSSKNIHREEMVSRIYSKAKESWKYKKPVDVKKQMINVEGTRSYNHLKHMMIGFAIFFSTYTAVFSIGTILNDRQYNIWQRMLISPISKFSLLGGSMVAAYIIGVIQLSVLILGGKYLFNIDWGSSILGIIMIAGTFVFTITALGLLLSGIVKTYSQLSAITPVVLTSTAMLGGCMWPLDIINSKVLLTIANFVPQKWAVEGMEKIAVAGYGFEAAIMPSVILLGMGMVFFMIGVKLVKV is encoded by the coding sequence ATGTTTAGTATAATTAAGCTAAGATTTTTAAGGCTTAGGGATGATTATTTACCTATATTACTGCTAACTGCTATGGCATTAGGTCTAACAGCAATTTTTGGAGCTTCTGATGTTGATAGCTATAAGCCAAGGGTTTTAGTAATCAATGAAGATCAAGGTAAATACTCACAACTATTTATAGATGAATTAAAAACAAACTCCACCTTCCAATATGAAATGAGTGACTATAACACGGCTATAAAGCTTGTAGACGAGGGCGAAGCTTTAACGGCGTTCATTTTAAATAGTGATTTTAGTAAAAACATAGATATGGGTAATGCACCGGGTATTGAGATTTTAAAGATAAAGGAAGATCGCTACATCTTTACATTAGAAAATATAATGTCAAATATTTCAAATAAGATGATAACAAACATCAAAATATCTGAGGTTACAGCGAATTATATTAGCAGTTCAAAAAATATCCATAGGGAAGAAATGGTCTCTAGGATTTATTCAAAGGCCAAAGAAAGTTGGAAATATAAAAAGCCCGTAGATGTAAAAAAACAAATGATCAATGTGGAAGGTACTAGGAGCTATAATCATCTAAAGCATATGATGATAGGCTTTGCTATATTTTTCTCTACTTATACAGCGGTATTTAGCATAGGGACTATACTTAATGATAGACAATATAATATATGGCAGAGGATGTTGATTTCTCCCATATCAAAGTTTTCATTATTAGGTGGGAGTATGGTGGCGGCCTATATAATAGGAGTTATCCAGCTTAGCGTATTAATACTTGGAGGTAAATATTTATTTAATATAGATTGGGGTTCGAGTATATTAGGAATTATCATGATAGCAGGAACCTTTGTATTCACCATAACCGCCTTAGGGCTATTGCTCTCAGGGATTGTAAAGACATATTCTCAGCTATCAGCTATTACTCCAGTAGTTCTTACTAGTACTGCAATGCTAGGTGGATGTATGTGGCCCCTAGATATAATAAACTCAAAGGTATTACTAACCATTGCAAATTTTGTTCCTCAAAAGTGGGCAGTTGAAGGTATGGAGAAAATAGCAGTGGCAGGATATGGTTTTGAAGCTGCTATTATGCCATCTGTGATATTACTTGGAATGGGTATGGTCTTCTTTATGATAGGTGTGAAGTTGGTTAAAGTTTGA
- a CDS encoding sensor histidine kinase, whose protein sequence is MNFGKKGLLSLIKIVFLMPIFYMAVYFENVSGIRLYRLTGIFVIYIILGILRKLFYKKELLLSISFLIDILLVFLLEHNSRFLINYFFHSFYIVILLEVSLTLKRDKSLVISIITVGVSLVKYILLISYDNNLANLSQIAFFILVNALILVIVNFAQYNKEEKEKKDILYSELLSTHKKLREYSEKIEALAVIEERNRIARDIHDTLGHNMTALIMQMEMATHMMDEDMDKSKELLNSAKRMARDGLLSIRRVVETLRVEETIGKTNSIGELIDEFSIAAGIEIEFKIIGEHVSTNRDIDTTLYRIVQEALTNSVRHGKATKVKVEIRYNKYIEFYIKDNGIGTESIKEGYGLRGMKERIGSLNGKVEFESKNGFIVKGYLPK, encoded by the coding sequence ATGAACTTTGGAAAAAAAGGATTACTTAGCTTAATTAAAATAGTCTTTCTAATGCCAATTTTCTATATGGCAGTTTACTTTGAAAATGTTTCTGGAATTAGGCTGTATAGACTTACCGGAATATTTGTCATATATATAATCTTAGGTATCCTTAGAAAGCTTTTTTATAAAAAGGAACTATTATTAAGCATCTCATTTCTAATAGATATATTATTAGTATTTCTTTTGGAGCATAATTCTAGATTTCTTATAAATTACTTTTTTCATTCCTTTTATATTGTCATACTATTAGAGGTTTCCTTAACCCTTAAAAGAGATAAAAGCTTGGTAATTAGTATAATAACTGTTGGAGTATCACTAGTAAAGTATATATTATTAATATCCTACGATAACAATCTTGCAAATTTATCTCAAATAGCATTCTTTATACTTGTAAATGCTTTGATATTAGTTATAGTGAATTTTGCACAATATAATAAGGAAGAAAAAGAAAAAAAGGATATATTATATAGTGAGCTATTAAGTACCCATAAAAAGCTAAGGGAGTACTCAGAAAAAATAGAAGCCCTAGCAGTAATAGAGGAAAGAAACCGTATAGCGAGGGATATACATGATACCCTTGGACATAATATGACAGCCCTAATAATGCAAATGGAAATGGCTACCCATATGATGGATGAAGATATGGATAAATCTAAGGAATTGCTTAATAGTGCCAAAAGGATGGCACGAGATGGCTTGTTAAGTATAAGAAGAGTAGTTGAAACTCTTAGAGTAGAAGAAACAATAGGGAAAACAAATTCAATAGGAGAATTGATAGATGAATTTTCTATTGCAGCAGGTATAGAGATAGAATTCAAAATCATTGGAGAACATGTAAGTACAAACCGTGATATAGATACAACATTATATAGAATTGTTCAAGAAGCTTTAACTAATTCTGTAAGACACGGAAAAGCGACTAAGGTAAAAGTAGAAATTAGATATAACAAATATATTGAATTCTATATAAAGGATAATGGTATTGGAACAGAAAGTATAAAAGAAGGCTATGGATTAAGGGGTATGAAGGAAAGAATAGGTAGCTTAAATGGAAAAGTTGAATTTGAGTCAAAGAATGGATTTATCGTTAAGGGATATTTACCAAAATAG
- a CDS encoding ABC transporter ATP-binding protein — translation MALLKVIDLQKNFKNTKAVDGISFEVNKGDVFGLLGPNGAGKSTTISMISTLMEPSNGDIVYKGKSILEDHKPLQKSLGVVPQEIALYPTLTGYENLRFFGNVYGLKGKGLKKRIEEVAEIIGIKDRLKDKVEKYSGGMKRRINIGAALLHGPELLIMDEPTVGIDPQSRNHILDTVLELNKEGMTIIYTSHYMDEVEYLCSRISIMDKGKIIECGTKDELIDIIKGDKRINLRFDKITDNLIRNIKDIDYIDKVESIDNEIEITIHNGHDVFKDIINKVSETHSNILSIDVKKPNLEEVFLHLTGRALRD, via the coding sequence ATGGCTTTGCTTAAGGTTATTGATTTACAGAAGAATTTCAAAAATACAAAGGCAGTGGATGGAATAAGCTTTGAAGTTAATAAGGGTGATGTGTTTGGGCTTCTAGGCCCAAATGGTGCTGGAAAATCTACAACTATATCGATGATATCTACTCTTATGGAGCCAAGCAACGGAGATATAGTATATAAGGGAAAGAGTATACTAGAGGATCATAAGCCTTTGCAAAAAAGTCTTGGAGTTGTGCCTCAAGAAATAGCCTTGTATCCAACCTTAACGGGCTATGAAAATCTAAGATTTTTTGGAAATGTATATGGTCTAAAGGGGAAAGGGCTGAAAAAAAGGATTGAAGAAGTAGCTGAAATTATAGGTATAAAGGATAGGCTCAAGGATAAGGTTGAAAAGTATTCTGGGGGTATGAAGAGGAGAATAAATATAGGTGCTGCTCTTTTACATGGGCCTGAGCTGCTTATAATGGATGAGCCTACAGTTGGAATAGATCCACAGTCAAGAAATCATATACTAGATACTGTTCTTGAGCTTAATAAAGAAGGAATGACTATTATTTATACCAGCCATTACATGGATGAGGTAGAGTATTTATGCAGCAGGATAAGTATCATGGATAAGGGTAAGATCATTGAATGTGGAACTAAGGATGAGCTTATAGATATTATAAAGGGTGATAAAAGAATTAACTTAAGATTTGATAAGATAACAGATAATCTTATCAGAAATATAAAGGATATAGACTATATTGATAAGGTTGAATCAATAGATAATGAGATAGAAATTACGATCCATAATGGACATGACGTTTTTAAGGATATTATTAATAAGGTTAGTGAAACCCATAGCAATATACTTTCAATAGATGTCAAAAAACCTAACCTTGAAGAAGTGTTTTTACACCTAACTGGTAGAGCGCTTAGGGATTAG
- a CDS encoding ABC transporter permease — protein MRIMDMLRKDLKIILSDRKALAIMIFMPIILSTILSFALGGSFMDMNEGNISKFHLAIVKKYDMDKDIDNINNSLTNGLIGENLNYNESNDLIKAAKELNIEELFFDKFLGNNKLKKIIDYRVEDEETAMKLLKNKKIAGVVILPENFVYDMTINFITPFRNKVSINVIGNPEYAMGLQVVEGVMSGFTDKISSIIIGKNVFLETALEEGIEKTVFEDMGIIVKEIEKSIEDIGANIGYIQLEGKKSISSFDYYAAAMATMFMLFAAGYGSRTLLEEKDNITYQRMIIAGTSKWKIAAGKFFMVFIFSLLQMTIMIFYSSLLFKVNWGNLGLVVIISLCTMFAVAGLGTMIAAATLKAGNYKMSMVFDNIVIQVMALIGGSFVPFEMLPKFMQKLSILSINGIALKSYLKSMMGYGIGEVKIYLLVLLGLGIVFNSMAVYILKWKDGAKYV, from the coding sequence ATGAGGATAATGGATATGTTAAGGAAGGACTTGAAAATAATCCTTAGCGATAGAAAGGCTTTGGCCATTATGATATTTATGCCAATAATTCTTTCTACCATATTGAGCTTCGCATTAGGTGGTTCATTTATGGATATGAATGAAGGGAATATCTCAAAATTTCATTTAGCTATAGTTAAAAAATATGATATGGATAAAGATATAGATAATATTAACAATAGCTTGACCAATGGTCTAATTGGTGAAAATTTAAATTACAATGAAAGTAATGATCTTATTAAGGCGGCTAAGGAATTAAATATTGAGGAATTATTTTTTGATAAATTTCTAGGCAACAATAAACTCAAAAAAATAATTGACTATAGAGTTGAAGATGAAGAAACGGCAATGAAGCTATTAAAGAATAAAAAAATAGCAGGGGTAGTTATTCTACCTGAAAATTTTGTCTATGATATGACTATTAACTTCATTACTCCTTTTAGGAATAAAGTTAGTATTAATGTGATTGGAAACCCGGAATATGCTATGGGACTACAAGTGGTTGAAGGAGTTATGTCTGGATTTACTGATAAAATATCTTCAATAATAATTGGTAAAAATGTTTTCTTGGAAACTGCACTTGAGGAAGGCATAGAAAAAACTGTATTTGAAGATATGGGAATTATAGTTAAGGAAATAGAAAAAAGTATAGAAGATATAGGAGCAAATATTGGTTATATACAGCTTGAGGGTAAAAAGTCAATTTCAAGCTTTGATTATTATGCAGCAGCTATGGCAACTATGTTCATGCTATTTGCAGCTGGATATGGAAGTAGAACATTGTTAGAGGAAAAGGACAATATAACTTATCAAAGAATGATTATTGCTGGCACTTCAAAGTGGAAGATTGCAGCGGGAAAATTTTTTATGGTATTTATTTTCTCCCTACTACAAATGACTATTATGATATTTTATTCAAGTCTTCTTTTTAAAGTAAACTGGGGTAATTTAGGGTTAGTAGTCATAATAAGTCTATGTACTATGTTTGCTGTAGCAGGACTTGGAACAATGATTGCTGCCGCTACCCTTAAAGCTGGAAACTATAAAATGTCCATGGTTTTCGATAATATAGTAATTCAGGTAATGGCCTTGATTGGAGGAAGCTTTGTACCCTTTGAAATGCTACCCAAATTCATGCAAAAACTAAGTATTCTATCAATAAATGGTATTGCGTTAAAGTCCTATTTAAAGTCAATGATGGGATATGGTATAGGAGAAGTAAAGATATATTTGTTGGTTCTTTTAGGATTAGGAATAGTGTTTAATTCTATGGCAGTATATATTTTGAAATGGAAGGATGGAGCAAAATATGTTTAG
- a CDS encoding alpha-ribazole kinase → MRYSHRDVDFIKLNQDQYLTIACDSCGAIGLKENDIVRVPYSITGKYTARVCLMEIISIGAKPVGLTVNICNEPTPTGNEIIGGIEDELSEAGLDIPLTISTEKNMPTTMTALGITAIGLINKNDILLKDISRGDYVYSIGIPSIGNEVLENQELICNIKILNNILAEKGIKEVIPVGSAGIMGEIDKLCRQYCVEIQPLNDLHIDIYKSAGPCTVIIIISKNKLNDAFEAPINLIGRIL, encoded by the coding sequence ATGAGATATAGCCATAGAGATGTAGATTTTATAAAGCTGAATCAAGATCAGTATTTGACCATAGCATGTGATTCATGTGGTGCTATAGGCTTAAAAGAAAATGATATTGTAAGGGTTCCATATAGTATCACAGGAAAATATACTGCTAGGGTTTGTCTTATGGAAATTATATCTATAGGAGCTAAGCCCGTGGGTCTCACAGTAAATATATGTAACGAACCTACACCAACCGGTAATGAAATCATAGGGGGCATTGAAGATGAGCTGTCGGAGGCGGGTCTTGATATCCCCCTTACAATAAGCACTGAAAAGAATATGCCAACTACCATGACAGCCCTTGGTATAACAGCTATTGGACTTATAAATAAAAATGATATTTTACTCAAAGACATATCAAGGGGAGATTATGTCTATTCCATAGGGATTCCCAGCATTGGAAATGAAGTTTTAGAAAATCAGGAATTAATATGTAATATAAAAATCCTAAATAATATTTTAGCTGAAAAGGGTATAAAAGAGGTTATCCCAGTCGGCTCAGCTGGAATAATGGGAGAGATCGATAAACTTTGTAGACAATACTGTGTAGAAATTCAACCTTTAAATGATTTACACATAGATATTTACAAGTCTGCAGGCCCATGTACTGTCATAATAATTATAAGTAAAAATAAATTAAATGATGCTTTTGAGGCCCCTATTAATCTGATAGGAAGGATACTTTAG
- a CDS encoding helix-turn-helix domain-containing protein, producing the protein MDMLENKVKRLEELFQASKILNSTRDMDYVLDFLLEKSLELIKGGDTGVIFLYNKDTGFLEIRAFKGFDHSITKAKLYPGESMTGIAFLKQKPLFFSNFKETKEAMGTMRDENIKILEKSLKKKSSNLLESICCPLIYREECIGVIVIDNFENHASLTEDDVSLLEAISIQATIAIINAQNYERQLRNNIELEKYNKMLESERNKYRYSTGLHSRFTEMVLNGCTIEDILLEVSTLLKRDVFIIDLFYNINNYIFNYYSSFDTIKSIDYNFTRYLRESERSKYFYGEKDLYFYFSPIMVNKDTLGWLCVVSDNDHYPELDNITVERSVTILALEMLKISELSNMEQALKGDFLESLITNQNKDYIIKCAKNYGFRFDKKHRIIVIEVERDKEVNDQENYEKELKKYIEYYYNSVSQKINKIFSNPITLIKGNRIIVVLQFSNGNNRDKIEVFLKDIVTENNVSFFSRYGKKKVRAGVSDEISGLKSFKTSYYNAIQAVRMTRNMAGESLYIFYDDLHVKKILLNNDKKDLEYFISKTLGALLDYQKNTRDEYLNTLKIYIKSNGNWTYTKDYLHIHGNTLSYRLKRIMNLLNVDLNNYDQRLKIQIAFEILDILPAMDKLKN; encoded by the coding sequence ATGGATATGTTAGAGAATAAAGTTAAAAGACTTGAAGAGCTTTTTCAAGCTAGTAAGATACTTAATTCTACTCGGGATATGGACTATGTATTGGATTTCCTTTTGGAGAAATCCCTTGAATTAATAAAGGGAGGAGATACTGGAGTTATTTTTCTGTACAATAAGGATACAGGCTTCCTCGAAATAAGAGCATTTAAAGGCTTTGATCATAGTATTACTAAGGCTAAGCTTTATCCTGGAGAATCCATGACAGGAATCGCTTTTCTGAAACAAAAACCCCTATTTTTCAGTAATTTTAAGGAAACAAAAGAAGCTATGGGGACGATGAGAGATGAAAATATAAAAATACTAGAAAAGTCCCTGAAAAAAAAATCAAGTAATCTTCTAGAATCCATATGCTGTCCATTGATCTATAGGGAAGAATGCATAGGTGTAATAGTTATAGATAATTTTGAAAATCATGCTTCCCTTACGGAAGATGATGTATCACTGCTTGAAGCAATATCTATACAAGCGACTATAGCTATAATCAATGCCCAAAACTATGAAAGACAATTAAGAAATAATATTGAACTTGAAAAATATAATAAGATGTTGGAGTCTGAAAGAAACAAGTATAGATATTCTACAGGGCTCCACAGTAGATTCACGGAAATGGTATTAAATGGATGCACAATTGAAGATATTCTTCTTGAGGTATCAACATTACTAAAAAGAGACGTATTTATAATTGATTTGTTTTATAATATAAATAATTATATTTTCAACTACTATTCTAGTTTTGATACCATCAAATCAATAGATTATAATTTTACAAGGTATTTAAGAGAAAGTGAAAGATCAAAGTATTTTTATGGGGAGAAGGACTTGTATTTTTATTTCTCTCCCATAATGGTCAATAAGGACACATTGGGGTGGCTTTGTGTTGTATCAGACAATGACCATTATCCAGAACTCGATAATATTACAGTAGAAAGAAGTGTGACTATACTTGCCCTTGAGATGTTAAAGATAAGTGAGCTTAGCAATATGGAACAAGCCCTTAAAGGAGATTTTCTTGAGAGTCTTATTACTAATCAGAACAAGGATTATATAATCAAATGTGCCAAAAACTATGGATTTCGGTTTGATAAGAAGCATCGAATAATAGTAATTGAGGTCGAAAGGGATAAGGAAGTTAATGACCAAGAAAATTATGAAAAGGAACTAAAAAAATATATAGAGTATTATTATAATTCCGTTAGCCAGAAGATAAATAAAATTTTTTCAAATCCTATAACTTTAATTAAGGGCAATAGAATTATTGTTGTACTTCAATTTAGTAATGGCAATAACAGAGATAAGATAGAGGTTTTTTTAAAGGATATTGTGACGGAAAATAATGTGAGCTTTTTTAGCAGGTACGGAAAAAAGAAGGTTAGAGCAGGAGTTAGCGACGAAATTAGTGGTCTCAAAAGCTTTAAAACCTCCTACTATAATGCCATACAAGCTGTGAGGATGACTAGGAACATGGCAGGAGAAAGCTTATATATATTTTATGATGACCTACATGTAAAGAAAATACTTTTAAACAATGATAAAAAGGATCTTGAGTATTTTATTTCAAAAACCCTTGGGGCTCTCTTAGACTATCAAAAAAATACAAGGGATGAATATCTTAATACACTCAAAATTTATATAAAGAGTAACGGAAACTGGACCTATACTAAGGATTATCTTCATATTCATGGGAATACCCTTAGCTATAGGTTAAAGAGAATAATGAATCTATTAAATGTAGATTTAAATAATTATGATCAAAGACTCAAGATACAGATAGCCTTTGAGATACTTGATATACTTCCAGCTATGGATAAATTGAAAAATTAG
- a CDS encoding ECF transporter S component, translating into MKNNTKKLVLMAMFIALSFIGAYIKIPSPVGSIAFDSMAGYLAGLVFGGGLGGVVGFLGHILTSANTGFPLSLPVHLIVAFMMFISVYLYGLTYEKINVFVAAFLGILVNGVVSPLALLLFPQFGWPFFLGITPFLLIASTLNVILSIVVYIPLKNRLKDLKNEI; encoded by the coding sequence ATGAAAAACAACACAAAAAAACTGGTATTGATGGCAATGTTTATAGCCCTTAGTTTTATTGGAGCCTATATCAAGATCCCTAGCCCAGTAGGAAGTATAGCTTTTGATTCTATGGCTGGATATCTAGCAGGGCTTGTTTTTGGTGGAGGTTTGGGTGGCGTAGTTGGATTCTTAGGTCATATTTTAACTTCTGCAAATACAGGTTTCCCACTTTCACTTCCAGTTCATTTAATAGTAGCATTTATGATGTTTATATCCGTTTATTTGTATGGACTTACGTATGAAAAAATCAATGTATTTGTAGCAGCATTCCTTGGAATATTAGTAAACGGTGTTGTATCTCCACTTGCATTGCTTTTATTTCCTCAGTTTGGTTGGCCATTTTTCCTTGGTATAACTCCATTTTTATTAATAGCAAGTACTTTAAACGTAATTCTTTCAATTGTAGTATATATACCACTGAAGAATAGATTAAAGGATCTCAAAAATGAGATATAG
- a CDS encoding DUF421 domain-containing protein, with the protein MELSFFWNLTHELILGFFALLLITKILGKTQISQVTPFDFISALVLGELLGNAIYDKDINLFMILYAVFLWTFLIYMIEIVTQKFRKTRKFFEGSPSILIRDGQIDFEELKKERLDINELMSLLRGRDIFSVREVQYAILEPNGSLSILKKPKYDTPTKAELNLPNKTAYLPVAFILDTEIMEDNLKTCGLDEEWLQNELRNNGIDDINQVFFAEWKCDEGLHIVTFKEKK; encoded by the coding sequence TTGGAGCTATCATTTTTTTGGAATTTGACCCATGAATTAATCTTAGGTTTCTTTGCTCTTTTATTAATCACTAAGATTTTAGGAAAGACTCAGATAAGCCAGGTGACACCCTTTGATTTTATTTCTGCCCTGGTATTAGGAGAATTATTAGGTAATGCAATTTATGATAAAGACATAAATCTATTTATGATTTTATATGCCGTATTTTTATGGACATTTTTAATATATATGATCGAAATAGTTACTCAAAAATTTAGAAAAACTAGAAAGTTTTTTGAAGGTAGTCCCTCGATTTTAATTAGAGATGGTCAAATTGATTTTGAAGAACTTAAGAAGGAAAGACTAGATATAAATGAACTTATGAGTTTATTAAGGGGAAGGGATATATTTTCCGTGAGAGAAGTGCAATATGCCATCTTAGAACCCAATGGGTCATTAAGCATATTAAAAAAGCCTAAATATGATACACCAACTAAGGCTGAGTTGAATCTACCTAATAAAACAGCTTATTTACCCGTAGCATTTATATTAGATACAGAAATCATGGAGGATAATCTTAAGACTTGTGGACTTGATGAAGAGTGGCTTCAAAATGAGCTGAGGAATAATGGTATAGATGATATAAATCAGGTTTTTTTTGCTGAATGGAAATGTGATGAAGGATTACATATTGTGACTTTTAAAGAAAAAAAATGA
- a CDS encoding response regulator transcription factor, whose protein sequence is MINVLLVDDQEILTEGLKMILGKEDDINICGIANNGKRAYELCKWNKPNIVLMDIKMPEMNGAKATGLIKQDFPDVKVIVLTTFNDDEYIYEALKNGASGYILKDATPREIANAVRTVYNGGALIQPEVASKVISKFSEMAKGNGIRTKDSRAEILTPREKDICRLVGEGKNNKEISKDLYLSEGTVKNHITKILNKLELRDRTQLAIFAVRNDL, encoded by the coding sequence ATGATAAATGTACTTCTTGTAGATGATCAAGAAATATTAACAGAAGGGCTTAAAATGATATTGGGGAAGGAAGATGATATAAATATCTGTGGGATTGCAAATAATGGGAAGAGAGCATACGAGCTTTGTAAATGGAATAAACCCAACATAGTCCTTATGGATATCAAAATGCCCGAGATGAATGGAGCTAAAGCCACAGGGCTCATAAAACAAGATTTTCCAGATGTTAAGGTCATAGTACTTACAACCTTCAATGATGATGAATATATATATGAAGCGCTTAAGAATGGAGCATCGGGATATATATTAAAGGATGCAACTCCTAGGGAGATAGCTAATGCCGTTAGAACAGTGTACAATGGAGGAGCCTTAATACAACCAGAGGTAGCATCAAAGGTTATAAGCAAATTTTCTGAGATGGCAAAGGGCAATGGAATTAGAACGAAGGACAGTAGAGCAGAAATTTTAACGCCTAGGGAAAAGGATATATGTAGATTAGTTGGAGAAGGAAAGAATAATAAGGAAATATCAAAGGACTTATATCTTAGTGAAGGAACAGTTAAGAACCATATAACTAAAATATTAAATAAGCTTGAATTAAGAGATAGAACACAGCTTGCTATATTTGCAGTAAGAAATGATCTATAA
- a CDS encoding Zn-dependent hydrolase, with product MKTNLNRIKRDIEELSKFNATPGQGLTRFSLTPEDRGAREYIRNELLNLGLEVYEDSAGSIFGRRNGLNHDLPVIMIGSHFDSVKNGGNFDGPAGVVMALEIMRVLEENNVKTKYPIEFVGMIEEEGGRFGAGVFGSRAMTGAVSTQELHNNKDAAGISMAEAFSKFGFNPDDIYKAQRKPEDIKAFIELHIEQGPILETNKKDVGIVEFIVGINEFKVIVRGRPDHAGTTPMNMRSDALITASNVIGKIPSYAKQAGEGTVATVGTLSVNPGAANIIPGEVTFTVDIRSKKSDCIKEVKDKIIKALDLEVKAAPVKIEIIEMLDVKPVKMSEEIIDSLEKSVEANDFSHVKMLSGAGHDAMIMTAITDVGLIFVPSKDGRSHCPEEWTDYEDLQKGIETIYNTILDLGEVI from the coding sequence ATGAAGACAAATTTGAATAGGATAAAAAGGGATATAGAGGAGCTTTCGAAATTTAATGCCACTCCGGGTCAAGGACTCACAAGATTTTCACTCACCCCTGAGGATAGGGGCGCACGGGAATATATAAGAAACGAACTTTTAAACCTAGGCCTTGAGGTTTATGAAGATTCTGCGGGCAGTATATTTGGTAGAAGAAATGGTCTAAACCATGATCTTCCAGTTATAATGATAGGTTCTCATTTTGACTCCGTTAAAAATGGAGGCAATTTTGATGGCCCTGCTGGTGTTGTAATGGCCTTAGAGATAATGAGAGTTCTGGAAGAAAATAATGTAAAAACCAAGTACCCCATTGAATTTGTCGGTATGATAGAAGAAGAAGGTGGACGATTTGGTGCTGGAGTATTTGGAAGCAGAGCTATGACAGGTGCTGTATCCACCCAAGAGTTACATAACAATAAGGATGCCGCTGGCATATCGATGGCTGAAGCTTTCAGCAAATTTGGTTTTAATCCAGATGATATTTACAAAGCTCAAAGAAAACCCGAAGATATAAAAGCTTTCATTGAACTCCATATAGAACAAGGCCCTATTTTAGAAACAAATAAAAAGGATGTAGGTATAGTTGAGTTTATAGTTGGGATAAATGAATTCAAGGTTATAGTAAGGGGTAGACCCGATCATGCGGGAACCACTCCAATGAACATGAGGTCCGACGCTCTTATTACGGCATCAAATGTAATTGGAAAAATTCCTAGCTATGCAAAGCAGGCTGGCGAAGGCACCGTGGCTACGGTGGGAACACTTAGCGTCAATCCCGGAGCAGCAAATATTATTCCCGGTGAGGTTACCTTCACAGTTGATATCAGATCAAAAAAGAGTGACTGCATAAAGGAAGTAAAGGATAAAATTATCAAAGCCCTTGATTTAGAAGTTAAAGCTGCCCCAGTAAAAATAGAGATAATAGAAATGTTAGATGTAAAACCCGTTAAAATGTCTGAAGAAATAATAGATAGTCTCGAAAAAAGCGTGGAAGCAAATGATTTTTCCCATGTTAAAATGCTTAGTGGAGCGGGTCATGATGCTATGATCATGACTGCAATAACAGATGTTGGATTAATATTCGTACCCAGCAAGGATGGTAGAAGCCATTGTCCAGAGGAATGGACTGATTATGAAGATTTACAAAAAGGTATTGAGACCATATATAATACAATACTAGACCTAGGGGAGGTAATTTAA